In a single window of the Pyrococcus sp. NA2 genome:
- a CDS encoding MBL fold metallo-hydrolase, whose product MIEITFLGAGGGRFVTITQVRSTGGFFIKASKNIFVDPGPGALIRMLRYKLDPRKIDVLFISHRHTDHCNDAEVIVEGMTYGVTKRRGILIGSKSVVHGDENHTPALSKYHLEALEEVHAPNPGDRFKLGEEDMIITPSQHSDPTTIGFRLKTAFGDISYISDTEYFEKLKEWHDGARVLIASVTRPRDMKIPYHLSTDDVVYMLKDMKQKPEVLVMTHLGMKMHFAGPYKEAQYIQNVTGVKTYVAKEGFRISIGREIHVKTLRPARFI is encoded by the coding sequence ATGATAGAAATAACTTTTCTAGGTGCTGGTGGTGGAAGATTCGTTACGATTACCCAGGTCAGATCAACTGGAGGTTTCTTCATTAAGGCCAGTAAGAATATATTCGTTGATCCCGGCCCAGGAGCCCTGATAAGAATGCTGAGATATAAGCTTGATCCCAGGAAGATAGATGTGCTCTTCATCTCGCATAGGCATACCGACCATTGCAACGACGCTGAGGTGATAGTTGAGGGAATGACTTATGGCGTAACCAAAAGAAGGGGGATTTTGATAGGCTCAAAGAGCGTTGTTCATGGGGATGAAAACCATACCCCAGCTTTAAGCAAATATCACCTAGAGGCCTTGGAGGAAGTTCATGCTCCAAATCCTGGAGATAGGTTTAAGCTTGGAGAGGAAGACATGATAATCACTCCTTCCCAACACAGCGATCCAACAACGATAGGATTCAGACTAAAAACTGCTTTTGGGGATATTTCCTACATCTCCGACACCGAATATTTTGAAAAACTTAAAGAGTGGCATGATGGGGCGAGGGTTTTGATAGCCTCTGTCACAAGGCCCAGGGACATGAAGATACCCTATCACCTCTCAACGGATGACGTTGTTTACATGTTGAAGGATATGAAACAGAAGCCCGAAGTCCTGGTGATGACCCACTTAGGAATGAAGATGCACTTTGCAGGTCCCTATAAGGAGGCTCAGTACATTCAAAACGTCACAGGTGTTAAAACTTACGTTGCGAAGGAGGGATTCAGAATAAGCATAGGGAGGGAGATTCACGTTAAGACACTTAGACCGGCGAGGTTTATCTAA
- the eno gene encoding phosphopyruvate hydratase yields the protein MENPYEITAVVAREILDSRGNPTVEVDVHTHIAMGRAAVPSGASTGTHEAVELRDGGKRYHGKGVRRAVENVNKIIAPELIGMDVRWQREIDKLLIELDGTENKSNLGANAILAVSLAVAKAAANSLELPLYQYLGGVNSYVLPVPLSNVINGGVHAGNELDFQEFMIMPIGAKSFREAIRWVSETYHVLKKVIMEKYGKNAINVGDEGGFAPPMKEVTEPLDVLIKAIEEAGYKPGDEIALAIDAASSEFFKDGKYIVGGKEYTREELLELYKELTSTYPIVSIEDPFHEEDWEGFVMITKELGKRVQIVGDDLFVTNPKRLKKGIELGAANALLLKVNQIGTLTEAMDAAYTAFRAGYGVIVSHRSGETEDTTIADLAVALNAGQIKTGAPARSDRNAKYNQLIRIEEELEGVAVYAGKNFRKVFF from the coding sequence ATGGAGAACCCATATGAGATCACCGCTGTTGTGGCTAGAGAAATTCTAGATAGCAGGGGAAATCCAACGGTAGAAGTTGACGTGCACACGCACATAGCCATGGGAAGAGCAGCCGTTCCAAGTGGAGCTTCAACCGGAACCCATGAGGCCGTTGAACTTAGAGATGGTGGAAAGAGATATCATGGCAAAGGAGTTAGGAGAGCCGTAGAGAACGTCAACAAGATAATAGCACCAGAACTAATAGGAATGGACGTGAGATGGCAAAGGGAGATAGACAAACTACTAATAGAACTTGATGGAACTGAAAACAAGAGCAATCTAGGGGCAAATGCTATATTGGCGGTTTCTTTGGCTGTTGCAAAAGCCGCAGCAAATTCTCTTGAGTTGCCTCTCTATCAGTACCTTGGTGGAGTTAATTCATACGTCCTTCCCGTCCCACTGAGCAATGTCATCAATGGCGGAGTTCATGCCGGAAACGAGCTAGACTTTCAGGAATTCATGATCATGCCAATTGGAGCCAAGTCCTTCAGGGAAGCTATAAGATGGGTCTCAGAAACGTATCACGTCCTTAAGAAGGTTATAATGGAGAAGTACGGAAAGAACGCAATAAACGTTGGAGATGAAGGAGGATTTGCACCACCAATGAAGGAAGTTACTGAGCCACTTGACGTTCTAATAAAGGCCATAGAAGAAGCCGGATATAAGCCAGGGGATGAGATAGCTTTGGCAATTGATGCAGCGTCAAGCGAGTTCTTCAAGGATGGAAAGTACATCGTTGGAGGAAAGGAGTACACCAGAGAGGAGCTACTTGAACTTTACAAGGAGTTGACTTCAACTTATCCAATAGTTTCAATAGAAGATCCCTTCCACGAGGAGGACTGGGAAGGTTTCGTGATGATAACTAAGGAGCTTGGAAAGAGGGTGCAAATTGTTGGAGATGACCTCTTCGTAACGAATCCAAAGAGGCTCAAGAAGGGAATAGAGCTCGGAGCTGCAAATGCATTACTGCTTAAGGTTAATCAGATAGGAACACTAACTGAGGCCATGGATGCTGCATACACAGCCTTTAGAGCTGGCTACGGTGTGATAGTCTCCCACAGGAGTGGAGAGACTGAAGATACAACGATTGCAGATTTGGCAGTTGCTCTAAATGCTGGACAGATAAAGACGGGAGCTCCAGCAAGAAGTGACAGAAATGCTAAGTATAACCAGCTAATAAGAATAGAGGAGGAGTTAGAAGGAGTAGCTGTTTATGCAGGCAAAAACTTCAGGAAGGTCTTCTTCTGA
- a CDS encoding nucleoside triphosphate pyrophosphatase — protein MIVLASASPRRKEILEKFFEILIYPSKIEEESDAETPEDIAMDIAEKKASDVASKFPGDTVVGADTIVVFKGRILGKPRDLEEARKMLKMLSDNIHKVITGYCIVHKGNMIKGFEETEVKFRKLDDELIEWYLSTEEWKDKAGAYGIQGYASIFVEWIRGDYFNVVGLPTKVIVELIKLGFRPKR, from the coding sequence ATGATAGTGCTTGCCTCGGCAAGCCCAAGAAGGAAGGAAATCCTGGAAAAGTTCTTTGAGATACTAATTTATCCAAGCAAAATAGAGGAAGAAAGTGATGCAGAAACTCCAGAAGATATAGCAATGGATATAGCAGAGAAAAAAGCTAGTGATGTTGCCAGCAAGTTTCCAGGAGACACCGTTGTTGGTGCTGACACAATAGTCGTGTTCAAAGGTAGAATCCTCGGGAAGCCAAGAGATTTAGAAGAGGCTAGGAAGATGCTCAAAATGCTAAGCGATAACATCCACAAGGTCATAACCGGATACTGCATAGTGCACAAAGGGAATATGATAAAGGGTTTTGAAGAGACAGAGGTCAAGTTCAGAAAGTTAGATGATGAGCTCATTGAATGGTATCTATCAACTGAAGAGTGGAAAGATAAAGCTGGAGCTTATGGAATCCAGGGTTATGCGTCAATTTTTGTCGAATGGATAAGGGGAGACTACTTCAATGTTGTCGGCCTTCCCACTAAAGTGATTGTCGAATTGATAAAACTCGGGTTTAGGCCTAAGAGATAA
- a CDS encoding 50S ribosomal protein L44e has protein sequence MKYPKQIRTYCPFCKRHTIHKVERVKRRPRSELSAGQRRFRRALKGYGGFPRPKPEGREKPVKRVDLRFRCTVCGKAHTRGRGFRVKRFELVEV, from the coding sequence ATGAAGTATCCAAAGCAGATAAGGACGTATTGCCCGTTTTGTAAAAGGCATACAATCCATAAAGTTGAGAGAGTTAAGAGGAGGCCAAGGAGTGAACTGAGTGCAGGACAGAGAAGATTCAGGAGGGCACTCAAGGGATATGGTGGATTTCCAAGGCCTAAGCCTGAAGGAAGAGAGAAACCAGTGAAGAGGGTTGATCTAAGGTTTAGGTGCACCGTGTGTGGGAAGGCTCACACGAGGGGTAGGGGATTCAGGGTTAAGAGATTTGAGCTAGTGGAGGTGTGA
- a CDS encoding 30S ribosomal protein S27e, whose amino-acid sequence MALPRNVIPMPRSRFLRVKCIDCGNEQIVFSHPATRVRCLVCGATLVEPTGGKGIVKAKILEVLE is encoded by the coding sequence ATGGCACTTCCAAGGAACGTTATTCCAATGCCAAGGTCAAGGTTTCTTAGGGTAAAGTGCATAGACTGTGGAAATGAACAAATTGTCTTCAGCCATCCAGCAACAAGAGTAAGGTGCCTTGTCTGCGGTGCAACCCTAGTTGAGCCTACGGGAGGAAAGGGGATAGTCAAGGCTAAGATCCTTGAGGTTCTAGAGTGA
- a CDS encoding 6-pyruvoyl tetrahydropterin synthase family protein: MAMKWKIRREIYWTKEFDSSHFLELSYESKCKRLHGHTYRVEVWIEGEPNEHGMIFDFNHLSNLIRLLDHKVIVSERWIKEEGEYIRVERNRKTLIIPRDEVVVIPKPNVTAEYLAEWFGEKVIENAGPNVRKVKVRIWEDPRSYAEVTFTLEPQGS, translated from the coding sequence ATGGCAATGAAATGGAAGATAAGGAGAGAGATTTACTGGACAAAGGAATTTGACAGCAGTCATTTCCTGGAGCTAAGTTATGAGAGTAAGTGTAAGAGGTTACATGGACACACTTATAGGGTTGAGGTCTGGATCGAGGGAGAACCCAATGAGCATGGAATGATATTTGACTTCAATCACCTTTCAAATTTGATCAGGCTCCTTGATCATAAAGTTATCGTAAGTGAAAGGTGGATCAAGGAAGAGGGAGAGTACATAAGGGTAGAGAGGAACAGGAAGACCTTAATCATTCCCAGGGATGAAGTTGTTGTAATTCCAAAACCCAATGTCACCGCGGAGTACTTAGCTGAGTGGTTCGGAGAAAAGGTAATAGAGAATGCGGGCCCAAACGTGAGGAAAGTTAAGGTAAGGATATGGGAGGATCCAAGGAGCTACGCGGAAGTTACCTTCACTCTAGAACCTCAAGGATCTTAG
- the hxlAB gene encoding bifunctional 3-hexulose-6-phosphate synthase/6-phospho-3-hexuloisomerase has translation MILQVALDLTDIEQAISIAEKAARGGAHWLEVGTPLIKKEGMRAVELLKRRFPDRKIVADLKTMDTGALEVEMAARHGADVVSILGVADDKTIKDALAVARRYGIKIMVDLIGVKDKVQRAKELEEMGVHYILVHTGIDEQAQGKTPLEDLEKVVKAVKVPVAVAGGLNLETIPKVIELGATIVVVGSAITKAKDPEEVTRKIIDLFWDEYMRTIRKAMKDITEHIEEVADKLKLEEVRGLVDAMIGANKIFIYGAGRSGLVGKAFAMRLMHLDFNVYVVGETITPAFEEGDLLIAISGSGETKTIVDAAEIAKQQGGKVVAITSYRNSTLGKLADIVVEIPGRTKTDVPTDYIARQMLTKYKWTAPMGTLFEDSTMVFLDGVIALLMATFQKTEKDMRRKHATLE, from the coding sequence ATGATACTTCAAGTTGCTCTTGATTTAACTGACATAGAACAGGCGATTTCTATTGCAGAGAAAGCTGCTCGTGGAGGAGCACATTGGCTTGAGGTTGGAACTCCTTTGATAAAGAAAGAGGGCATGAGAGCTGTCGAACTTTTGAAGAGAAGGTTCCCAGATAGAAAGATCGTGGCTGACCTTAAGACAATGGACACTGGAGCCTTGGAGGTTGAGATGGCCGCTAGACACGGAGCTGACGTTGTTTCAATCCTAGGAGTTGCTGATGATAAAACGATAAAGGATGCATTGGCAGTTGCCAGGAGGTACGGGATAAAAATAATGGTGGATCTAATTGGGGTCAAGGATAAAGTTCAGAGAGCTAAAGAACTTGAGGAAATGGGCGTTCATTACATTCTAGTTCACACTGGAATAGATGAGCAAGCTCAGGGAAAAACTCCTCTTGAGGATCTAGAAAAGGTTGTAAAGGCTGTTAAAGTACCTGTAGCTGTGGCAGGTGGCTTAAATTTAGAGACAATACCAAAAGTCATAGAGCTTGGAGCGACGATAGTAGTTGTTGGAAGTGCTATAACGAAGGCAAAAGATCCTGAAGAAGTTACCAGGAAGATAATTGATCTGTTCTGGGACGAATACATGAGAACAATAAGGAAGGCGATGAAGGACATAACGGAGCACATAGAGGAGGTGGCGGATAAGCTGAAACTCGAGGAAGTGAGAGGTTTAGTGGATGCCATGATTGGGGCGAACAAGATATTCATATACGGGGCTGGAAGGAGTGGGCTAGTGGGGAAGGCATTCGCAATGAGATTGATGCACCTTGACTTTAACGTTTACGTCGTTGGTGAGACGATTACGCCAGCATTTGAGGAGGGCGATCTGCTAATAGCGATAAGTGGTTCTGGTGAGACCAAGACGATAGTTGATGCGGCTGAAATAGCGAAGCAGCAGGGAGGAAAGGTAGTGGCAATAACCTCATATAGAAATTCAACCCTTGGAAAACTTGCAGACATAGTCGTTGAGATCCCAGGAAGAACTAAAACAGATGTTCCCACGGATTACATAGCGAGACAGATGCTAACAAAGTATAAGTGGACGGCACCCATGGGAACTCTCTTCGAAGACTCCACAATGGTCTTCCTCGATGGCGTAATAGCATTACTAATGGCAACATTCCAGAAGACGGAGAAGGACATGAGGAGGAAGCATGCAACTCTCGAATGA
- a CDS encoding TIGR02253 family HAD-type hydrolase — protein sequence MVRAILFDIDETLLSERPLVMFMLPLVYDELSRRLGISRMEARNIFLSEIEKKRGTYEWHDWNYFFRKFNLPFRYEDFLIGYPEKIEVLPGVKETLEDLKGRYKLGIVTSGPRYQVLKLKISGILKYFDVVITRDDVGTVKPDPRIFIAALSKLKVHPKDAVMVGDNLEQDIFGAKALGMRTVWINRRKIEKSYNLPDFEIYSISQLVEVLEDEGDI from the coding sequence ATGGTGAGGGCAATACTGTTTGACATAGATGAAACCCTCCTCTCCGAAAGGCCACTCGTAATGTTCATGCTTCCCTTAGTGTATGATGAACTTTCAAGGAGGTTAGGGATCTCGAGAATGGAAGCGAGAAACATATTTCTCTCTGAAATAGAGAAGAAGAGAGGAACATATGAATGGCATGATTGGAACTATTTCTTCCGAAAGTTTAACCTTCCTTTCCGATATGAGGATTTCTTGATTGGATATCCAGAAAAGATAGAGGTTCTCCCTGGAGTTAAGGAAACGTTAGAGGATTTAAAAGGAAGGTATAAGCTGGGAATTGTTACGAGTGGGCCAAGGTATCAAGTGCTCAAACTGAAGATCTCAGGTATCCTGAAATACTTCGATGTCGTTATTACAAGGGATGACGTAGGAACGGTAAAGCCAGATCCGAGGATATTCATTGCAGCACTTTCAAAGCTAAAAGTTCATCCTAAGGATGCGGTTATGGTTGGGGATAACCTTGAGCAGGACATCTTTGGGGCGAAAGCTCTTGGCATGAGAACTGTTTGGATAAATAGGAGGAAAATTGAAAAGAGTTATAACCTGCCAGATTTTGAAATATACTCGATCTCACAATTGGTGGAGGTGCTAGAGGATGAAGGTGATATTTGA
- a CDS encoding glutamate cyclase domain-containing protein gives MIDHLIATDIGGRGVERLYLLYKAKRPDYFQRSLEIISSAKRILIVSDFPIPPSMIPETDGPPGAVALALALKDLGKRAIILTQELVKIGIEDFYQEVITEMPKTNEFDCLISVETPGRNYKGKYLSFSGLEIRVREYDRLFMEALEMGIPTIGIGDGGNEIGMGNLELRDERYSVVKASEVIIAGVSNWGAYGLVAGLSIENGVNLLKDYDEGEVLKSLVNAGLIDGITKKNEPSVDGLPSSIHERMLKLLNEIINVKIQ, from the coding sequence GTGATTGATCACCTAATTGCAACGGATATAGGGGGTAGAGGGGTCGAGAGGCTATACCTATTATACAAGGCCAAGAGGCCAGATTACTTCCAGAGATCCTTGGAGATAATAAGTTCTGCCAAGAGAATCTTAATAGTCTCAGATTTTCCAATACCTCCTTCGATGATTCCGGAAACTGATGGTCCTCCTGGGGCTGTAGCTTTGGCTCTCGCCTTAAAAGACCTTGGAAAGAGGGCAATAATTCTAACCCAAGAACTCGTTAAGATTGGCATAGAGGATTTTTATCAAGAAGTTATCACTGAAATGCCTAAAACAAACGAGTTCGATTGTTTGATAAGTGTGGAAACTCCTGGAAGGAACTATAAAGGAAAATACCTATCGTTCTCAGGTCTCGAAATCAGGGTTAGGGAGTATGACAGGCTATTTATGGAAGCCTTGGAGATGGGGATACCGACGATAGGGATTGGAGATGGAGGTAACGAGATAGGGATGGGAAATTTAGAGCTTAGGGATGAGAGATACTCGGTAGTTAAGGCTAGCGAAGTTATAATTGCGGGCGTGTCAAATTGGGGTGCCTATGGACTTGTTGCTGGATTGTCGATTGAAAACGGTGTTAACCTTCTGAAGGATTATGACGAAGGAGAAGTGTTGAAGTCACTAGTTAATGCTGGTCTAATAGATGGGATAACAAAGAAGAATGAGCCAAGTGTTGATGGACTCCCAAGCTCGATTCATGAAAGGATGTTAAAGTTGCTGAACGAGATAATTAACGTAAAAATTCAGTGA
- a CDS encoding HD domain-containing protein — protein sequence MYISCEDILRRYFKSVPGILIEACRFSKRMLGEGSHGYSHTLRVLAISLYIGTKENADLEVLALASILHDIARPLEDKGIVKDHAEEGAKIAIDFLTKLGYRKAGEVAHAIEVHRFSKGRKPITLEAKILSDADKLDALGAIGIARVFMYSGEHNRSIEDSIRHFEEKILKLKDLMYTRTGKEIAEERHRIVEWYLHALKRELTEFLR from the coding sequence ATGTATATCAGCTGTGAGGACATATTAAGGAGGTATTTTAAGAGTGTTCCAGGGATATTAATTGAGGCTTGTAGATTCTCAAAGAGAATGCTAGGGGAGGGTAGCCATGGATATTCCCACACCCTTAGGGTGCTTGCAATCTCATTATACATAGGAACGAAAGAAAATGCAGATCTTGAGGTGCTAGCGTTGGCAAGCATATTGCATGACATAGCTAGACCCCTTGAAGATAAGGGGATTGTAAAAGATCACGCTGAAGAGGGTGCAAAGATTGCAATTGATTTTCTCACGAAACTTGGATATAGAAAAGCTGGAGAAGTTGCACATGCAATTGAAGTACATAGGTTTTCTAAAGGTAGGAAGCCCATAACACTAGAGGCCAAGATACTGAGCGATGCTGATAAGCTTGATGCCCTAGGAGCCATTGGGATCGCGAGGGTCTTCATGTACTCAGGAGAGCATAACAGGAGTATTGAAGATTCAATAAGGCATTTCGAAGAGAAGATATTAAAACTGAAGGACTTAATGTACACAAGGACAGGAAAGGAGATTGCCGAAGAGAGACACAGAATAGTTGAGTGGTACCTACACGCCTTGAAGAGAGAGCTCACTGAATTTTTACGTTAA
- a CDS encoding GNAT family N-acetyltransferase produces MEKVKIERLKRLDREVLDQLVKVYMSGYQGLEEYGGEGEDYARDYIEWCWKRAPDGFFVAKVGDKIVGFIVCDRDWFSRYEGKVVGAIHEFVVDKAWQGKGIGKKLLITCLDFLNKYNDIIELWVGEKNYGAMKLYERFGFKKVGKSGIWIRMVRRQNL; encoded by the coding sequence ATGGAGAAAGTGAAGATAGAGCGGCTTAAAAGGTTAGATAGGGAAGTCCTTGATCAATTAGTGAAGGTGTACATGAGCGGTTATCAGGGACTTGAGGAGTATGGTGGTGAGGGTGAGGATTACGCGAGGGACTATATAGAGTGGTGCTGGAAGAGAGCTCCCGATGGGTTCTTCGTTGCTAAAGTGGGTGATAAGATAGTTGGATTTATAGTATGTGATAGGGACTGGTTCAGTAGGTATGAAGGTAAGGTTGTGGGAGCGATTCATGAATTTGTTGTTGATAAGGCTTGGCAGGGGAAAGGAATTGGGAAAAAGCTCCTTATTACATGCTTGGATTTTCTAAATAAATACAACGATATCATAGAGCTTTGGGTCGGAGAGAAGAATTATGGTGCAATGAAGCTTTATGAGAGATTTGGATTTAAAAAGGTCGGGAAGAGTGGCATCTGGATTAGAATGGTTAGGCGGCAAAATTTATAA
- a CDS encoding winged helix-turn-helix domain-containing protein, whose product MARKVKVITDPEVIKVMLEDTRRKILQLLRNKEMTISQLSQLLGKTPQTVYHHIEKLKEAGLVEVKRTEMKGNLVEKYYGRTADVFYINLYLGDEELRYIARSRLKTKIDIFKRLGYKFKEEELLEIMDKMLQKEFDATVRISKEIEEKEDVLEGFSNEDIIHAIEWLSTAELARDEEYLELFRKLGEILKR is encoded by the coding sequence ATGGCGAGAAAGGTTAAGGTTATTACGGATCCTGAAGTGATAAAGGTAATGCTTGAAGATACCAGGAGAAAGATACTCCAACTTTTAAGGAACAAGGAGATGACAATATCCCAGCTCAGTCAACTTCTCGGAAAGACACCACAAACCGTTTACCACCACATAGAAAAGCTGAAAGAAGCTGGATTGGTTGAGGTAAAGAGGACGGAGATGAAGGGGAATCTGGTTGAGAAGTACTATGGAAGAACTGCGGATGTATTCTACATTAACTTGTACCTGGGAGATGAGGAGCTTAGGTACATTGCAAGGTCAAGGCTGAAGACCAAGATAGATATATTTAAGAGGTTAGGATATAAGTTCAAAGAAGAGGAACTACTTGAGATCATGGATAAGATGTTGCAGAAAGAATTCGATGCAACGGTTAGGATATCAAAGGAGATCGAAGAAAAGGAAGATGTTCTAGAGGGGTTTTCAAACGAGGACATAATTCATGCAATTGAGTGGTTGTCTACAGCTGAACTTGCTAGAGATGAGGAGTATTTGGAGTTGTTTAGAAAATTGGGAGAGATACTTAAGCGGTGA
- a CDS encoding DUF211 domain-containing protein produces the protein MARGIRLLVLDVLKPHQPLVTELALGLSELEGVEGVNITLVEIDKETENIKVTIVGDNLNYEEIVRTIEEFGGVVHSIDMVAAGKRIIDEEETPQDKLEEF, from the coding sequence ATGGCCAGGGGGATTAGGCTACTTGTTTTGGATGTATTAAAACCTCACCAACCTTTGGTCACTGAATTAGCTTTGGGTCTTAGTGAGCTTGAAGGGGTTGAAGGTGTTAACATAACACTTGTTGAGATCGATAAGGAAACGGAGAACATAAAGGTCACAATAGTGGGAGACAACTTGAACTATGAGGAGATAGTCAGGACGATAGAGGAGTTTGGAGGTGTTGTCCATAGTATTGACATGGTTGCCGCTGGAAAGAGGATAATTGACGAGGAGGAGACTCCTCAGGATAAGTTGGAGGAATTCTGA
- a CDS encoding metalloregulator ArsR/SmtB family transcription factor, producing the protein MCRVPVMVISNKEQLRALSDPTRMKILELLRSHPMSVAEIAEKLGKDKSTIYRHIRALEEAGLVEEVEKIGNEVLYGRVAYIYLVVVGSDKEAEKFRRVYLTEGVEKLIKVLELAGIKIRDREKFESIVKRVFECIENDSRNILDRLMNVSLDEITLIHILNLLTFMYSHRYVQESKELLDLLDI; encoded by the coding sequence ATGTGTAGAGTCCCAGTAATGGTCATATCAAATAAGGAGCAGCTTAGGGCATTATCGGATCCAACTAGGATGAAGATACTTGAATTGCTTAGATCTCATCCAATGTCAGTAGCGGAAATAGCTGAGAAACTTGGGAAAGATAAATCGACTATATACAGACACATAAGAGCTCTGGAAGAGGCTGGATTAGTAGAGGAAGTTGAGAAGATAGGGAATGAGGTTCTCTATGGGAGAGTTGCCTACATATATTTAGTTGTTGTTGGCTCTGACAAGGAGGCTGAGAAGTTTAGAAGAGTTTATCTAACTGAAGGAGTTGAGAAACTCATAAAGGTCCTTGAACTTGCAGGGATTAAAATTAGAGATCGGGAAAAATTTGAGAGCATTGTGAAGAGGGTGTTTGAGTGCATAGAGAATGACTCCAGGAATATACTCGATAGGTTAATGAACGTTTCCCTGGACGAGATAACCCTCATCCACATTCTGAATCTCCTCACATTTATGTACTCTCACAGGTATGTACAGGAGTCGAAGGAACTCTTAGACCTGTTGGATATTTAA
- a CDS encoding acetate--CoA ligase family protein has protein sequence MEGINLDFLFYPRSVAVVGASHVPGKVGNAILRSLASNFNGKIYAVNVKGGEIEVNGKKFKVYKSIKDIPDEVDVAVIAVPARFVPDVIDECGEKGVKGAVVISAGFKEAGRADLEEELVKRAKKWGIRVVGPNCLGVTNLENGFDCNFNPPERQARPRFGPIAFMSQSGAFGAAILDWAARHDVGMSKFISLGNMADLDESDFMLYLKDDPKTKVITAYIEGVKDGRKFFNVAKETTKVKPVIILKAGRTEAGAKAAASHTGSLAGSYRIYEAAFEQSGVLMAKSMRQLFNYAKALAMQKPAKGDRVAIVTNGGGAGVMMSDGLLERGLKLAELSEETREKFRNAIEEGKLPEHMSYANPVDVIGDAPSSRYELAMRYVLEDPNVDVLVVIALFQSPALDEGITDVMEKVTEYGKPIVFVAPGGEFPEKMGREIEKKAGVPVFESVEDGVDAVYALVKYGKYLSEL, from the coding sequence ATGGAGGGAATAAATTTGGATTTTCTATTTTATCCCAGGAGCGTTGCAGTAGTTGGAGCCTCACATGTTCCTGGGAAGGTTGGGAATGCGATACTTAGGTCATTAGCAAGCAATTTCAATGGAAAAATTTATGCAGTGAACGTTAAAGGTGGAGAAATTGAGGTAAACGGTAAAAAATTCAAGGTCTACAAGAGCATAAAAGATATTCCCGACGAAGTTGACGTTGCAGTCATAGCGGTTCCTGCAAGGTTCGTCCCCGACGTTATAGATGAGTGTGGTGAAAAGGGAGTTAAGGGTGCCGTGGTCATATCGGCAGGTTTCAAAGAAGCAGGGAGAGCTGACTTGGAGGAAGAGTTAGTTAAAAGAGCTAAAAAGTGGGGAATAAGAGTTGTTGGACCAAACTGCTTAGGAGTAACGAACCTCGAAAACGGATTCGATTGTAATTTTAATCCGCCAGAAAGACAGGCAAGGCCAAGATTTGGACCCATAGCATTCATGAGTCAGAGCGGGGCATTTGGTGCAGCAATATTGGATTGGGCCGCGAGACATGATGTTGGAATGAGCAAGTTCATAAGCCTGGGTAACATGGCCGACCTTGATGAAAGTGACTTCATGCTGTATCTGAAAGATGATCCGAAAACAAAGGTTATTACGGCTTACATTGAAGGAGTTAAAGATGGTAGAAAATTCTTCAACGTTGCAAAGGAGACAACGAAGGTTAAACCAGTAATAATATTAAAGGCGGGAAGAACAGAGGCAGGAGCTAAAGCAGCTGCATCTCACACTGGTTCTCTTGCTGGAAGTTATAGAATTTATGAGGCTGCATTTGAGCAGAGTGGAGTTCTAATGGCCAAGAGTATGAGGCAACTTTTCAACTATGCGAAGGCTCTTGCAATGCAGAAACCTGCCAAGGGTGATAGGGTTGCCATAGTTACCAATGGTGGGGGAGCAGGAGTAATGATGAGTGATGGACTTTTAGAGAGAGGGCTAAAGTTGGCAGAACTAAGCGAAGAAACAAGAGAGAAGTTCAGAAATGCTATAGAGGAAGGTAAATTGCCAGAACACATGAGTTACGCTAATCCAGTGGACGTTATTGGAGATGCACCTTCAAGTAGATACGAGCTTGCCATGAGATACGTTCTAGAGGATCCGAATGTTGATGTATTGGTTGTGATAGCCCTGTTCCAGAGTCCAGCTCTTGATGAGGGAATCACTGATGTAATGGAGAAGGTTACTGAATATGGAAAACCAATAGTTTTCGTTGCTCCTGGCGGAGAATTTCCGGAAAAGATGGGTAGAGAGATTGAGAAGAAAGCAGGCGTACCAGTGTTCGAGAGCGTGGAGGATGGAGTTGATGCGGTATATGCCCTTGTGAAGTATGGTAAGTATCTCTCTGAACTCTAG